One candidate division WOR-3 bacterium genomic region harbors:
- a CDS encoding glycosyltransferase family 39 protein produces MKLGLGQRQAGISARLEVLVVGGIVTAAAVLRVVYLVVYARQIPYFRFPLGDAGIYLAWAQNILAGHVVGPGVFYRAPLYAYILAGIIGPARGNLLFVYLVQMVLGLGTLVLVYLTARRLAGQQAAVASLVLAAFSPVLPFFETKLLSASWVVFLVTLASFLLVLASRGGVRGRTLEIQKRPREPMGGGSTWLWAGAGLAYGTAVLAWPGAGFVLLATVVLAALYRIGMWRRVLTMVACAAVAVLPATLHNIAVGRDFVLVSANAGFTFYQGNNRLAVGTLAQPPEVYEFQKDGRYLTGISDQETFEQEYTRARSGQRLRASQISQFWFGRAFAWIARDLFGYAKLMVRKLGLALADYESPLNYNLDVETVLVWPLRLMPMHFSILLALALVAVLFGRRREYWAMLAVVAGTFAGLLVFYVSSRYRVLAVPVLAVLGGSGITILWQTVVERPRRFTPVALALAVLVVSRFVLVAPLRRGSMLLAANGFRNLGEAFHYRALDREKAEQLYRRAIEIQEAYLDPRSLQERVALEETRQLLASLSESGVEGTDKLREASEVLAAGDTTTALALLRDAIAADSGARQAYLVLGAVFGSQDRHTEARDVFLLAAGRFPQDPVVLYNLALASLKAGDRKAAIEAAEMVLRIVPGHPWAQEVIARAREQPGAERR; encoded by the coding sequence ATGAAGCTGGGGTTAGGCCAGCGGCAGGCCGGCATCAGTGCCAGGTTAGAAGTGTTGGTTGTCGGCGGGATAGTTACGGCTGCGGCCGTGCTGAGGGTTGTCTATCTGGTAGTGTACGCCCGGCAGATACCGTATTTCCGGTTCCCACTGGGCGACGCGGGTATATATCTTGCGTGGGCACAAAACATACTTGCCGGACACGTTGTCGGTCCCGGAGTGTTCTACCGCGCACCGCTTTACGCCTACATCCTGGCCGGGATTATCGGGCCGGCGCGCGGCAATCTGCTTTTCGTGTATCTGGTGCAGATGGTTCTGGGTCTTGGGACGCTTGTGCTGGTGTATCTGACTGCAAGAAGACTTGCTGGCCAGCAGGCAGCCGTGGCTTCGCTCGTGCTTGCTGCGTTCTCGCCGGTGCTGCCGTTCTTTGAGACCAAGTTGCTATCCGCGAGCTGGGTCGTGTTTCTGGTAACGCTGGCGAGTTTTCTGCTTGTGCTGGCCTCCAGGGGCGGAGTGCGAGGGCGAACCCTGGAGATACAGAAGAGACCCAGAGAACCAATGGGTGGGGGTTCAACATGGCTGTGGGCCGGGGCCGGGCTTGCGTACGGCACTGCGGTTCTTGCCTGGCCTGGTGCCGGGTTTGTGCTGCTGGCTACTGTCGTACTTGCGGCGCTTTACCGCATTGGGATGTGGCGTCGGGTTCTTACCATGGTTGCGTGTGCGGCCGTTGCGGTTCTGCCCGCGACATTGCACAACATCGCAGTCGGTCGCGATTTCGTGCTGGTGAGCGCGAACGCCGGGTTCACGTTCTACCAGGGCAACAACCGGCTGGCAGTTGGCACGCTCGCACAGCCGCCCGAGGTGTACGAGTTCCAAAAGGACGGCCGGTATCTGACCGGCATTAGCGACCAGGAGACATTCGAGCAGGAGTACACGCGGGCGCGCTCCGGCCAAAGGCTCAGGGCATCGCAAATCAGCCAGTTCTGGTTCGGCCGGGCGTTTGCGTGGATTGCGCGCGACCTTTTCGGTTATGCAAAGCTGATGGTTCGCAAGCTCGGGCTGGCTCTCGCAGACTACGAGTCGCCCCTGAACTACAATCTCGACGTCGAAACGGTGCTAGTCTGGCCCTTACGGCTGATGCCGATGCATTTCAGCATACTACTGGCCCTGGCTTTGGTCGCGGTTCTCTTTGGGCGGCGGCGCGAGTACTGGGCCATGCTTGCAGTGGTTGCCGGCACGTTTGCCGGACTATTGGTGTTCTACGTCTCTTCCCGCTACCGGGTGCTGGCAGTTCCCGTGCTTGCTGTGCTTGGTGGTTCTGGCATTACCATCTTGTGGCAAACGGTGGTCGAGCGTCCAAGACGGTTTACGCCGGTTGCGCTCGCGCTGGCGGTTCTTGTTGTGAGCCGATTTGTGCTGGTCGCGCCTTTGCGCCGGGGTTCGATGTTGCTTGCCGCGAATGGCTTTCGCAACCTGGGCGAGGCGTTTCATTATCGTGCGCTGGATAGAGAAAAAGCCGAGCAGTTGTACCGCCGGGCGATTGAGATTCAGGAGGCGTATCTTGACCCGCGCAGTTTGCAGGAACGGGTTGCGCTTGAGGAAACAAGGCAGTTACTTGCTTCGCTCAGCGAATCCGGTGTAGAAGGGACCGACAAGCTGCGCGAGGCGAGCGAAGTACTTGCGGCTGGCGATACCACCACGGCGCTGGCTTTGCTCAGGGATGCGATTGCCGCAGATTCTGGCGCACGGCAGGCATATTTGGTTCTCGGAGCTGTGTTTGGGTCGCAGGACCGGCACACCGAAGCCAGAGATGTGTTCCTACTTGCAGCCGGCAGGTTTCCACAGGACCCGGTGGTTCTGTACAATCTTGCGCTGGCTTCGCTCAAGGCCGGTGACCGCAAGGCCGCGATTGAAGCGGCGGAAATGGTGCTTCGGATTGTTCCTGGCCATCCGTGGGCGCAGGAGGTAATCGCCCGGGCAAGAGAGCAACCCGGCGCAGAGCGCCGGTAA
- a CDS encoding ATP-binding protein, with translation MVGRKKQSSQLADRLRLKDSELSWRCPEEYLKFRTTEDIRSPASVKPAGVTIVGQERAVEALALGLDIESQGYNIFVTGPSGTGRTTTVRQMLERYKTAPRELDDKCYVNNFRDPDQPRLLRLKPGDGRRFQRDMDQLIEYLAKNVPALFESETYQHSRTEIVDRFKEEGGARVREFEKRVASEGFALVQSAPFARPELAPIVEKQPVHIDSLAGLVEEGKLPAKRAEEIRAKYRALNDELSAIFKVVREQERLAREALRELDENIVRPVLEERLADVAERYPGEKVREYLKEVAESIIGNIDLFRQRPEAKPEQPALDPYAEYRVNVLVDNSGTKGAPVVFETNPNYKNLFGAIERTMDRTGQWHTDFTKIKAGSILRADRGFLVLNALDVLVEPGVWPALKRTLRNRRLEISAYDPFFSLFSTSVLKPEPVAISLKVVMIGDPEIYTLLSAYDEDFKKIFTVRADFDWEMTLNGAAVEQYCQVVKNLCEKEKLARFDRSAVARVIEYGARLAGRQRKLTTRFNVVSEVLKEASYWAKKDGATTVTAKHVDEAIEKRRNRVRLQEEKIQELIDQGTLFIDVTGKAVGQVNGLAVYDSGEYMFGHPTRITAKTGVGASGIINIERESQLSGPIHDKGVYILSGYLRSRFARQQPLVLSASITFEQSYGGVDGDSASSTEVYALLSDLSGLGIRQDLAVTGSVNQQGQIQPVGGVNQKVEGFFYTCRARGLTGRQGVIIPKANVPDLMLRPEVIEAVRKGKFHLYAVETVDQGIELLTGVPAGRPDRKGNYPPDSVNGRVQRRLAELASIYQGFQAEAKQTDESAGRGRPGLRRRTRR, from the coding sequence ATGGTAGGCAGGAAGAAACAGTCGTCGCAGTTAGCTGACCGGCTGCGACTGAAAGATAGTGAACTTTCCTGGCGGTGTCCGGAAGAGTACCTTAAGTTCCGAACAACCGAGGATATCAGGTCGCCGGCATCGGTGAAGCCAGCAGGGGTGACAATCGTCGGCCAGGAACGGGCGGTTGAGGCCTTGGCCCTGGGACTCGACATCGAGAGCCAGGGGTACAATATTTTCGTGACTGGCCCGTCCGGCACCGGTCGGACGACAACTGTTCGCCAGATGCTCGAGCGGTACAAGACCGCGCCGCGGGAATTGGACGACAAATGTTACGTAAATAACTTCAGGGACCCGGACCAGCCGCGTCTCCTGCGGCTGAAACCCGGCGACGGCCGTCGGTTCCAGCGCGATATGGACCAGCTCATCGAGTACCTGGCGAAGAACGTGCCGGCTTTGTTTGAGAGCGAAACTTACCAGCACTCTAGGACCGAAATCGTTGACCGGTTCAAGGAGGAAGGTGGTGCGCGGGTGCGCGAGTTCGAGAAGCGGGTGGCATCTGAAGGCTTCGCCCTGGTGCAGTCAGCACCGTTCGCACGACCCGAACTCGCACCGATTGTCGAGAAGCAGCCGGTTCACATTGATTCTCTCGCCGGACTGGTGGAGGAGGGTAAGCTGCCGGCAAAGCGGGCCGAGGAAATCCGGGCAAAGTACCGGGCGCTGAACGATGAGCTGAGTGCGATATTCAAAGTTGTCCGCGAACAAGAAAGGTTGGCGCGCGAGGCGCTGCGTGAGTTGGACGAGAACATCGTCCGGCCAGTGCTCGAAGAACGCCTTGCCGATGTTGCCGAGCGCTACCCGGGCGAGAAGGTGCGCGAGTATCTGAAAGAGGTGGCAGAGTCAATCATCGGCAATATTGACTTGTTCCGACAGCGCCCCGAGGCCAAGCCGGAACAGCCGGCACTGGACCCTTATGCCGAATACCGAGTGAACGTACTGGTGGACAACAGCGGTACCAAGGGTGCACCGGTCGTTTTCGAAACCAACCCGAACTACAAGAATCTATTTGGTGCAATCGAACGTACTATGGACCGTACCGGCCAGTGGCATACCGACTTCACCAAGATCAAGGCCGGCTCGATTCTACGCGCCGATCGGGGCTTTTTGGTTCTGAATGCACTTGACGTACTTGTCGAACCCGGGGTATGGCCAGCGCTAAAGCGCACGCTCCGCAACCGACGTCTTGAGATTTCAGCCTACGACCCCTTCTTCTCGCTGTTCTCTACCTCGGTCCTCAAGCCCGAACCAGTGGCAATCAGCCTCAAGGTCGTGATGATTGGCGACCCGGAAATCTACACCTTGCTTTCAGCCTACGACGAGGACTTCAAGAAGATATTCACGGTGCGCGCCGACTTTGACTGGGAGATGACTCTGAACGGTGCTGCGGTCGAGCAGTACTGCCAGGTGGTGAAGAACCTGTGCGAGAAGGAGAAACTTGCTCGGTTCGACCGCAGTGCGGTCGCGCGTGTCATCGAGTACGGCGCCCGGCTCGCCGGCCGGCAGAGAAAGCTCACGACGAGGTTCAATGTCGTCAGCGAGGTATTGAAGGAAGCAAGCTATTGGGCAAAGAAGGATGGCGCAACGACCGTCACCGCAAAGCACGTGGACGAGGCAATCGAGAAGCGGCGTAACCGGGTCCGGCTCCAGGAAGAGAAAATCCAGGAACTCATTGACCAGGGCACGCTTTTCATTGACGTCACCGGCAAGGCGGTCGGCCAGGTGAACGGTCTGGCGGTGTACGATTCGGGTGAGTACATGTTCGGACATCCAACCCGGATAACCGCCAAAACCGGCGTCGGCGCTTCCGGCATTATCAATATCGAACGAGAGTCACAGCTCTCCGGGCCAATTCACGATAAGGGCGTGTACATTCTTTCCGGTTATCTGCGCAGCCGCTTCGCCCGGCAGCAGCCGCTTGTGCTCTCGGCTTCGATTACATTTGAGCAGTCCTACGGCGGAGTGGATGGCGATTCGGCGTCTTCGACTGAGGTCTATGCGTTGCTATCAGACCTCTCAGGGCTTGGCATTAGACAGGACCTTGCGGTCACTGGTTCGGTAAACCAACAAGGACAGATTCAGCCGGTCGGCGGCGTAAACCAGAAGGTTGAAGGCTTCTTCTACACCTGCCGGGCACGGGGGCTGACCGGCAGGCAGGGGGTTATTATCCCGAAGGCTAATGTCCCGGACTTGATGCTCCGACCTGAAGTAATCGAGGCGGTGCGCAAGGGGAAGTTCCACTTGTACGCAGTCGAGACAGTTGACCAGGGAATCGAACTGCTGACCGGCGTCCCGGCCGGCAGGCCGGACCGCAAGGGGAACTATCCGCCAGATTCGGTTAACGGCCGGGTACAGCGGCGTTTGGCTGAGCTGGCGAGTATCTACCAGGGGTTCCAGGCCGAAGCTAAGCAGACTGACGAGAGCGCAGGCCGCGGCCGGCCCGGACTCAGACGCAGGACCAGACGTTAG
- a CDS encoding T9SS type A sorting domain-containing protein: MADGQATGNVSSLAGQPGTLAQGMSFTYPYGEGPDSWVDEFDAAGGAVCLRDQSSTGRVVSYKLTGGYRTVCSAVIFGALRGPDRNRLMRAYLNHLLHGTGLAEPDRGVRGAGQVRVSPNPASGLVEFQTTGRASSVVVLDASGRSVTECCITDGKALWDASNVPAGTYFVVDKGSGQTVPFVLLH; this comes from the coding sequence GTGGCTGACGGCCAGGCAACTGGCAACGTTTCCAGCCTTGCCGGTCAGCCCGGAACGCTGGCCCAGGGGATGAGTTTTACTTATCCTTACGGTGAGGGACCAGATAGTTGGGTTGATGAATTCGATGCCGCAGGCGGAGCGGTCTGTCTGCGCGACCAGTCAAGCACAGGCCGGGTCGTGAGTTACAAGCTGACCGGTGGATACCGCACAGTCTGTTCGGCAGTGATTTTCGGAGCGCTGCGCGGGCCGGACCGGAATCGGCTGATGAGAGCATATCTCAATCACCTGCTACACGGAACCGGGCTGGCCGAGCCGGACCGTGGTGTTCGTGGCGCTGGGCAGGTTCGGGTCAGCCCGAATCCAGCCTCAGGTCTGGTGGAGTTCCAGACCACAGGCCGGGCCAGCAGCGTCGTGGTGCTGGACGCTTCGGGTCGATCCGTAACTGAGTGCTGCATCACGGACGGGAAAGCATTATGGGACGCAAGCAATGTGCCGGCTGGTACTTACTTCGTAGTGGACAAGGGAAGTGGCCAGACGGTTCCGTTCGTGTTGCTCCACTAG
- a CDS encoding Ig-like domain-containing protein: protein MRWPIALVLAAGLVLLAGCPGGDTTNPTLTFIYPVNGANIDTGAVVVKVLAQDNKAVIKVEFYADAVKFSEARAGTADTFAVNWNATTGQHTLKAVAWDGANNKAEHSITVNVVPGGGGGGGPTYHDGNITSDETWYPSGNPHIVRADISVDDATLTILPGCVVKFEAGRSIGFGWNQNLPGGLIAVGKPDSVIVFTSNQAVPAPGDWDGIKFWEGTRPESKMSYCKITYAGTSNGAAIYFSDCHISQFDHSSVRHSAGYGININYFGYALDMSYDTIEQCGKYPIQIMPEHVRYLGVGNKFSPNAQEGILLPHGGVEQSSATWRNHGTPYIVTSDVWVGPLGGPEVTLTIEPGVVIKFASEAYLAVGINGGVGALIADSVTFTSISGSPAPGDWAYIQFGDGTRPTSRLRNSTIEYGGKFDLGNIYIVNSKPDIRGCNIGHGSAWGIYLDGDLQYLPDPDSLETNNTFYDNAAGKVRRP from the coding sequence GTGAGATGGCCGATAGCTCTAGTCTTAGCCGCCGGGCTTGTGCTGCTTGCTGGCTGCCCGGGCGGAGACACAACAAACCCGACCTTGACATTTATCTACCCGGTGAACGGCGCAAACATTGATACCGGTGCGGTCGTGGTCAAGGTCCTGGCACAGGATAACAAGGCCGTAATCAAGGTCGAATTCTATGCCGACGCGGTCAAGTTCAGCGAAGCCAGAGCCGGGACCGCGGATACGTTCGCGGTGAACTGGAACGCGACTACAGGCCAGCATACGCTCAAGGCCGTGGCCTGGGATGGCGCCAATAATAAGGCTGAGCACTCGATCACCGTGAACGTGGTTCCAGGCGGTGGTGGCGGCGGCGGACCGACCTACCACGACGGGAACATTACATCCGACGAGACCTGGTATCCATCCGGTAACCCGCACATCGTCCGCGCTGACATCAGTGTGGACGATGCCACTCTGACTATTCTGCCTGGGTGCGTCGTCAAGTTCGAGGCCGGCCGGAGCATTGGGTTCGGTTGGAATCAGAACCTTCCCGGCGGACTCATTGCGGTCGGCAAGCCGGACTCGGTTATCGTCTTCACGTCGAATCAGGCCGTGCCGGCTCCCGGTGACTGGGACGGAATCAAGTTCTGGGAGGGTACAAGGCCCGAGAGCAAGATGAGTTACTGCAAGATAACGTACGCCGGGACGAGCAACGGCGCGGCAATATACTTCTCCGATTGCCATATCAGTCAGTTTGACCACTCTTCGGTCCGCCACAGCGCCGGATACGGTATCAACATCAACTACTTCGGCTATGCGCTCGATATGTCCTACGACACGATTGAGCAGTGTGGCAAGTATCCGATCCAGATCATGCCCGAACACGTCCGATATCTCGGAGTTGGCAACAAGTTCAGCCCCAACGCACAGGAAGGGATTCTCCTTCCGCACGGTGGGGTCGAGCAGTCAAGCGCAACCTGGCGTAACCACGGCACGCCATATATCGTAACATCGGACGTGTGGGTTGGCCCTTTGGGTGGACCCGAGGTAACGCTGACAATCGAGCCCGGCGTCGTGATCAAATTCGCGTCTGAGGCGTATCTTGCGGTTGGAATAAATGGTGGCGTTGGTGCGCTCATTGCCGACAGCGTGACATTCACGAGCATTTCGGGTTCGCCGGCACCGGGCGACTGGGCCTACATTCAGTTCGGCGACGGCACGCGGCCAACCAGCCGTCTGCGCAACTCGACGATTGAATATGGCGGCAAGTTCGACTTAGGCAACATCTACATCGTCAACAGCAAACCCGATATCCGCGGCTGCAACATCGGGCATGGCTCAGCTTGGGGTATCTACCTGGACGGTGACTTGCAGTACCTGCCCGACCCAGATAGTCTTGAGACCAACAATACGTTCTATGACAACGCCGCAGGTAAGGTGCGTCGGCCGTAG
- a CDS encoding DUF502 domain-containing protein — MSRLRRYFVTGLATVLPIGFTAFVFWFLISRLGSLLRPALAHAWLARLPGWILTLAGFVIIVLIVLAVGALTSGLGGRWFIGWFDRQMRRLPVVRSIYGSARELTDAVFVRRSSLRKTVLAEYPRRGMFAIGFLTSDERFKLADGREAVFVFFPTTPNPTSGWLVLVPEEDLTETALSIDEGLKLVVSGGVVRPDSLKQGVLRRRTSAASEG, encoded by the coding sequence GTGTCCCGACTACGTCGCTACTTCGTAACCGGCCTGGCTACGGTGCTGCCAATCGGCTTTACGGCATTCGTATTCTGGTTCCTCATCTCCCGGCTTGGCAGCTTGTTGCGGCCAGCCCTTGCCCACGCCTGGCTTGCCCGCCTGCCCGGGTGGATTTTGACCCTTGCCGGGTTCGTCATCATCGTGCTCATCGTACTGGCAGTTGGTGCACTTACCTCCGGGCTTGGCGGCCGCTGGTTCATCGGCTGGTTTGACCGACAGATGCGCCGGTTGCCGGTTGTCCGCTCAATCTACGGCTCGGCCCGCGAGCTGACCGATGCTGTGTTCGTACGACGCAGTTCACTGCGCAAGACCGTGCTCGCCGAGTACCCGCGCCGGGGGATGTTTGCGATCGGGTTCTTGACGTCGGACGAGCGATTCAAGCTTGCCGACGGCCGGGAGGCGGTATTCGTATTCTTCCCGACTACACCTAACCCGACGTCCGGTTGGCTTGTGCTTGTACCCGAGGAAGACCTGACCGAAACCGCACTGAGCATTGACGAAGGACTGAAGCTTGTCGTGTCCGGTGGCGTGGTTCGACCGGACAGTCTCAAACAAGGCGTGCTACGTCGGCGAACGTCAGCGGCCTCCGAAGGTTAG
- a CDS encoding sigma 54-interacting transcriptional regulator, translating into MLARTADPSHTLPVILVIDETSASLDYLTRAASCYAKGRLLQEFCFEHLDCYAALKNWYTRNRSRFVSAIVQAIDFSGTQQETKLLDSRDVGVPVPLGLDPKAFQGFLIYVSLRNNLDRVTPVIFFARPDQLVNAQRFSDFVVFPGHGTCAFAPGPLSEAPCADEVITRLDNLVLRPLGPDERREWRNTHAMVIGRSRKMVSLVHEIKRIGPSDATVLLLGKPGTGKELVAIALHRLSYRYADDPPERRLPHTVNIASLDHNLLEDDLFGHIRGAFTGAVADRKGVFEVAKGSTVFLDEIGDISHNIQIKLLRAIEYHRIKRLGSPTETSVDMRIVAATNRTVAEIQSRFRTDFYTRLVQSCIMVPSLKERWEDEPVEVIQDDIAEATNFFVEQMNANPRHTRKLTADEGVIRFLTALVRGYLEGANNLFEGNMRTLRNVVERAYERAQFEGTPAVHTGQMITTIGLLKYMSTKTPGSDTATIEQVVGSLNMAAIERQAISEALKKCHGNQSQAAIVLGMHRDTLRRKMAEYGL; encoded by the coding sequence GTGCTTGCGCGTACTGCCGACCCGTCGCATACCCTGCCCGTCATCCTCGTCATTGACGAGACCAGTGCCAGTCTGGACTATCTGACACGGGCGGCCAGTTGCTATGCGAAAGGTCGTTTGCTTCAGGAGTTCTGTTTTGAACACCTCGACTGTTACGCTGCCCTGAAAAACTGGTACACAAGAAACCGCAGCCGGTTCGTCTCGGCCATTGTCCAAGCAATAGACTTCTCCGGCACCCAGCAGGAAACAAAGCTCCTCGACTCCCGGGACGTAGGGGTTCCGGTTCCGCTTGGCCTTGACCCCAAAGCCTTCCAGGGATTCCTGATATACGTCAGCCTGCGCAACAACCTTGACCGCGTTACCCCGGTGATATTTTTTGCGCGGCCGGACCAACTTGTCAATGCTCAACGCTTCAGTGATTTCGTTGTCTTTCCCGGGCACGGCACCTGCGCGTTCGCACCCGGACCGCTAAGCGAGGCGCCCTGCGCCGACGAAGTGATCACGCGGCTCGACAATCTTGTCCTGAGGCCGCTTGGCCCGGATGAGCGCCGCGAGTGGCGCAATACCCACGCGATGGTCATCGGCCGGTCGCGCAAGATGGTATCGCTCGTCCACGAGATCAAACGCATCGGTCCGTCCGACGCAACCGTGCTGCTCCTCGGCAAACCCGGAACCGGAAAGGAATTGGTTGCCATTGCGCTACATCGGCTGAGTTATCGGTATGCGGACGATCCACCCGAACGTCGGCTGCCCCATACTGTAAATATCGCCTCCCTTGACCACAATCTCCTTGAAGACGACCTATTCGGACACATACGTGGTGCTTTCACCGGCGCGGTCGCCGACCGGAAGGGCGTCTTTGAAGTAGCCAAAGGTTCGACGGTATTCTTGGACGAGATCGGCGACATCAGCCACAACATCCAAATCAAGTTGCTGCGAGCGATAGAGTACCACCGCATCAAACGACTCGGTAGCCCAACCGAAACATCGGTTGACATGAGAATCGTCGCCGCCACGAACCGGACGGTGGCTGAAATCCAGTCCCGGTTCCGCACCGACTTCTACACCCGGCTTGTCCAGAGTTGCATAATGGTTCCTTCCTTAAAGGAGCGATGGGAGGACGAGCCAGTCGAGGTCATCCAGGACGACATCGCCGAGGCAACCAACTTCTTCGTCGAGCAGATGAATGCCAATCCGCGCCATACCCGGAAACTCACGGCTGACGAAGGGGTGATCCGATTCCTGACCGCACTGGTACGAGGATACCTGGAAGGCGCAAACAATCTGTTTGAAGGCAACATGCGCACCCTGCGCAACGTCGTTGAGCGGGCCTACGAACGAGCCCAGTTTGAAGGAACGCCAGCAGTACACACCGGCCAGATGATTACGACCATCGGCTTGCTCAAGTACATGAGCACCAAGACCCCAGGGTCCGACACAGCAACTATCGAGCAGGTTGTCGGCAGTCTCAACATGGCCGCTATCGAACGCCAGGCAATTTCCGAGGCACTCAAGAAATGCCATGGTAACCAATCACAGGCCGCGATTGTGCTTGGCATGCACCGCGACACCCTGCGCCGGAAGATGGCCGAGTACGGCCTATAG
- a CDS encoding FlgD immunoglobulin-like domain containing protein, protein MTAIAAGVLVAILGVSPVQSGSVELIGSLPENCAALEAQLQQAVAQCDYGLAKALDVELSATVRQEPIVGQPVSRTFPDALVETGLSRTPHLRNVVSTGNTAWFVGPDFVIDTVSVRAFAAAADNQGVIWVAAAGRDTKVRVYRSTDYGRTWEGVFRFGLGADVSKIEVVCGPGDSSFVYVFYLVALGDGDLRVMRIEPQGLTFQDFAVGVGPDTINDFSVCADHDRRHYLYCLYANEMRTGRTGSFTRSLDFAKTWEPTQPWWNCWDPHVTFGSGSTIHCVWRYAANGREIHQQSNRYYGRARQWWPLHVLSAGKQCRDPVVAQADTAREWQAKVWVCYTVARRDSHRLDLEAAWSNDGGINWATGLVLGDRLYDDWFADLAAVPGSAAGYVYLCYNSGPTGNTTVRLRSANSYEPERWSAPLKVNDRRASFCSEGCRPRVVCPVGAPRQGVGVVFSGYDPEYGSGLYFDATWNFSSDETPGTRNKESAPVTEQRRPRLVAFRHQIDVTIGQAARYDIAVYDQCGRLVRTLYSGQLEPGTHRFEWDWKDGAGVPAPTGVYVAVATGPDRLVPAQLAVTR, encoded by the coding sequence ATGACCGCCATAGCGGCCGGCGTCTTGGTTGCGATATTGGGCGTGAGCCCGGTTCAGTCAGGCTCTGTTGAGCTGATTGGTAGCCTGCCGGAAAACTGTGCCGCGCTTGAGGCACAGTTGCAACAGGCAGTCGCGCAGTGCGACTACGGTCTTGCCAAGGCACTGGATGTGGAACTCAGTGCCACGGTCCGGCAGGAACCAATCGTTGGACAGCCGGTATCCAGGACGTTCCCAGATGCCCTGGTTGAGACCGGATTGAGTCGGACACCGCATTTGCGCAATGTTGTGTCAACCGGCAATACCGCATGGTTTGTCGGGCCGGACTTTGTAATTGATACGGTATCGGTTCGGGCGTTCGCGGCAGCCGCCGATAACCAAGGCGTAATCTGGGTGGCGGCCGCAGGCCGTGACACCAAGGTCAGGGTGTACCGCTCGACGGATTATGGTCGCACCTGGGAAGGCGTATTCCGGTTCGGCCTAGGTGCGGACGTGTCCAAGATTGAGGTCGTATGTGGGCCGGGCGATTCAAGCTTTGTCTATGTATTCTACCTTGTTGCCCTCGGTGATGGTGACCTGCGGGTGATGCGCATCGAGCCTCAAGGCCTTACGTTCCAGGATTTCGCGGTCGGGGTCGGGCCGGATACAATCAACGATTTTTCGGTCTGCGCTGACCACGACCGGCGTCACTATCTTTATTGCCTGTATGCCAATGAGATGCGGACCGGCCGCACCGGCAGTTTTACTCGTTCGCTTGATTTTGCCAAGACTTGGGAGCCGACACAGCCTTGGTGGAATTGTTGGGACCCGCACGTAACCTTTGGCAGTGGTTCTACCATCCACTGTGTGTGGCGCTACGCCGCTAACGGCCGGGAAATTCATCAGCAGAGTAACCGGTACTATGGCCGGGCGCGACAGTGGTGGCCGCTGCATGTTCTGAGTGCCGGAAAACAGTGCCGAGACCCGGTGGTAGCGCAGGCGGACACGGCGCGTGAGTGGCAGGCTAAGGTGTGGGTCTGTTATACCGTTGCCCGTCGTGACTCGCATCGGCTGGACTTGGAGGCGGCCTGGAGCAACGACGGCGGTATCAATTGGGCAACCGGGCTTGTGCTTGGAGACAGGCTGTACGACGACTGGTTTGCCGACCTTGCGGCGGTACCCGGCTCGGCAGCAGGCTATGTGTACCTGTGCTACAACTCCGGGCCGACCGGAAATACGACCGTGAGGCTCAGGTCGGCGAACTCGTATGAACCCGAGCGCTGGTCAGCGCCACTGAAGGTAAACGACCGCCGGGCGAGCTTCTGTTCCGAAGGCTGCCGGCCGCGAGTGGTGTGCCCGGTCGGCGCACCAAGGCAGGGTGTGGGTGTGGTTTTCTCCGGGTACGACCCGGAGTACGGTAGCGGGTTGTATTTTGACGCAACCTGGAATTTTAGCTCTGACGAGACGCCGGGAACTAGGAACAAAGAATCTGCACCAGTAACCGAACAGAGGCGGCCGCGGCTGGTGGCATTCAGACATCAGATTGATGTTACGATTGGCCAGGCGGCGCGATACGACATTGCAGTATATGACCAGTGCGGCCGGTTGGTGCGTACACTCTATTCTGGTCAGCTTGAGCCGGGAACGCACCGGTTCGAATGGGACTGGAAAGACGGCGCCGGTGTGCCGGCACCGACCGGTGTGTACGTTGCCGTGGCTACCGGTCCGGATCGGCTAGTTCCGGCACAACTTGCAGTAACGAGGTGA